The genomic DNA TGCCGAATGATCTGTACCATTCCGTAAATAAAAGTGCgtaggctatatatatatatatatatatatataatgattagAATTATCTTATGTATAATTTCTGATTGATTTTGATTGATTgtctttaaatttagattttgatagatttttaattttttgaaggaCCGATTTTAAATTTACATTCTGAACGGATAAGATGGACTTGATTACTCAACAATATTTTCATTGCACTTGATATGTTAATCTAACATTCATATGATAACAATTATGATTTAATAActattattatataaatttattttgttcAATAATATTAATAACTGTTATAAATatgtaataattataattttatggtttttacaATGTGAATTTATCTTATTCTTATAATTGATTGATCCGAAGCATTTAATacatgccaaaaataataatacacTCTGTATACTTGGGCAATTATGTCATTTTACATTAGATAACTTTTTTGATTAAAAAATGAAAGAAGAGCCTgatgtttttttaaaaacatttaaaaagaCGTTTTTTGATTTTTGAGATCGCATAACTGGCCTGCTTTTCATTTTTACGACGAGTCCGCATAGAAATTCATGCGACTGCCCCACTCTGTCTTTCTCTCACCGCAACGCTTCCTCCTATATAAGATCATGCCCTAACTCGGTAACTCCATATCTCCCCCGTTTCGATCCGTATTCATTTCTGGTCCCGGCCATTGCCGATTGGGATTCCATGGCGAGCAGCAACCCCGATCTCGAGGGCGAGGCAGCGGAGGCCGCTGCCGTCGAGGACGAGGACACCGGAGCTCAAATCGCACCTATCGTCATTCTCTCGGAGGTCGCCGTCACCACCGGCGAGGAGGATGAGGACGTCCTGCTCGATCTGTAAGGCTTTACTTCTCTTGAATCGTTTTTGTGCTTTTTTGATTCGGGATCTTTAGTTTTGACCTGCTTGTTTGTCGTCAGGAAATCTAAGCTTTATCGGTTCGACAAGGAAGGCAACCTGTGGAAGGAGAGGGGCACGGGTAATGTGAAGCTTTTGAAGCACCGGGAGACCGGAAAGGTTCGTTTAGTGATGCGACAGGACAAGACGCTCAAGATCTGCGCCAACCATCTCGGTGAGTGGTCGAttcttcttgtatttgttttTTAGTTCTTGTTGCGCTGGAtctacaattttccttttctctattTCAGTTATTCCATCGATGAAGATTCAGGAGCATGCGGGGAATGATAAGTCGTGCGTGTGGCACGCTGCGGATTTTGCTGATGGGGAATTGAAGGAAGAGATGTTCTGTCTTCGCTTCGGTTCTGTAGGAAGTGAGATCTTTAATTTATCCCGAACAAATAATCCTGTGTTTCATGCAAGTTGGATTGGGTGATTAAACTTTAAATGCTTGAAGCTGCTAAATCTTAGTTAAAGACACTTCGACTATATCCATACTCGTACATAGTTATAATTTACATAGTTCGTTTATcagctgcatctttattttgtgATTATGAATAATACAGGGTTAATATTAAGCGTATTCTTTTAGCTTCTaagctagatttttttttaaagaaatattacACTTGAGGCTCTCTCATTATTAGTTGCAGCATATAACCTAGTTACATTTCTAATGATTAATTTGAATACCAAGCCAATGTTTCAAGTTGATTGAGGTGGAATATAGATATCACCTACGGTTTACTTTGCTTATCAGCCTGCATACCTCTTCCTGTTTGTTTCTAGGCATGCTTGATTCTATTTACTGAgctttatgattttttttcaatCCTGATTATTTTTGAACTTCCTTCTGATGATAAACCTTATTATTAATCATCATAGACTATGTAGTAAGAATTAA from Zingiber officinale cultivar Zhangliang chromosome 4A, Zo_v1.1, whole genome shotgun sequence includes the following:
- the LOC121970841 gene encoding ran-binding protein 1 homolog c-like isoform X2, giving the protein MASSNPDLEGEAAEAAAVEDEDTGAQIAPIVILSEVAVTTGEEDEDVLLDLKSKLYRFDKEGNLWKERGTGNVKLLKHRETGKVRLVMRQDKTLKICANHLVIPSMKIQEHAGNDKSCVWHAADFADGELKEEMFCLRFGSVGRTSSRWSWASQSLFKRVQQKRARNPQMLLNSCLT
- the LOC121970841 gene encoding ran-binding protein 1 homolog c-like isoform X1, which codes for MASSNPDLEGEAAEAAAVEDEDTGAQIAPIVILSEVAVTTGEEDEDVLLDLKSKLYRFDKEGNLWKERGTGNVKLLKHRETGKVRLVMRQDKTLKICANHLVIPSMKIQEHAGNDKSCVWHAADFADGELKEEMFCLRFGSVGNCRNFIEMVVGITESLQKSAAEESKESADAAELLLNLRVDDSKETKAAEVLSADDSINPEDAKSSTQTKAEEQPKE